The following are from one region of the Trichocoleus sp. genome:
- a CDS encoding ATP-binding protein yields the protein MLNPNATPKADILVIDDTLENLNLLSAMLTQQGYKVRSVTKGSTGVRGAQTVSPDLILLDVNMPEMNGYEVCQQLKADDRTRDIPVIFISALDDVLDKVKAFQVGGVDYVTKPFQVEEVLARIETHLTIRHLQQQLQTQNSQLQQQVRERERAEEKFAKSFRSSPHPIAITTVSEGRFLDVNPGFLRMSGYKREEVIDHTIEELKLCFDKSYDEAIQKLADIGVFHNQECEFRRKSGETRTVLLSVELIDLAGIPCTLHIINDITERKRLENEFISLVSHELRTPLTSLLGALDLLSAGQLGDLTDRGKRVLSIANTNTERLIRLVNDILDLERMKSGTISMQKRLCNLSKLMVQATEAMQTLADQAQITLTTQPLDLKLQVDCDRFLQTLTNLLSNAIKFSPAGSTVWLNAEQVDRRSPFSALDTPTLLITVKDQGRGIPADKLQVIFERFQQVDASDSRDKGGTGLGLAICRNIIEQHGGKIWAESKLGEGSTFYLTLPLPHAWDV from the coding sequence ATGTTAAATCCGAATGCAACCCCAAAAGCAGATATTCTCGTCATCGATGACACTCTAGAAAACTTAAATCTGCTGTCTGCCATGTTGACCCAACAGGGCTATAAGGTGCGAAGTGTTACCAAAGGCTCAACTGGAGTGCGAGGCGCACAAACTGTTTCACCTGACCTGATTCTGCTGGATGTCAATATGCCAGAGATGAATGGATATGAGGTTTGTCAGCAGTTAAAAGCAGACGATCGCACCCGCGATATTCCTGTGATTTTTATTAGTGCATTGGACGATGTTTTAGATAAAGTCAAAGCGTTTCAGGTGGGCGGTGTTGACTACGTGACCAAGCCCTTTCAGGTTGAAGAAGTATTAGCAAGAATTGAAACCCACCTAACCATTCGTCACCTTCAGCAACAGCTGCAAACTCAGAACAGTCAGCTTCAGCAGCAAGTTCGAGAGCGTGAACGAGCCGAAGAAAAATTTGCCAAATCATTTCGATCGAGCCCTCATCCGATCGCCATTACAACCGTATCTGAAGGACGATTTTTAGATGTCAACCCCGGCTTTTTGAGAATGAGCGGGTACAAACGGGAAGAAGTGATTGACCACACCATCGAGGAACTAAAGTTATGTTTTGATAAGAGTTACGATGAAGCAATCCAGAAACTAGCGGATATTGGAGTTTTCCACAATCAAGAATGTGAATTTCGCAGAAAATCGGGTGAAACCAGAACAGTTTTGTTATCGGTTGAGTTAATTGACCTGGCAGGAATTCCTTGCACGCTGCACATTATCAATGACATTACTGAACGCAAACGACTGGAAAACGAATTTATTTCGCTCGTTAGTCATGAGCTACGAACTCCCCTCACATCACTGCTAGGTGCGCTCGATCTCCTCTCAGCTGGACAGTTGGGCGACCTGACCGATCGCGGCAAGCGAGTCCTCAGCATTGCCAACACCAACACCGAACGCCTGATTCGTCTGGTTAATGACATTCTCGATCTGGAGCGCATGAAGTCGGGCACAATCTCGATGCAAAAACGGTTGTGCAATCTCTCAAAGCTGATGGTTCAAGCCACCGAAGCAATGCAAACCCTGGCAGACCAGGCACAGATCACGCTTACCACCCAACCGCTTGATCTCAAACTTCAAGTAGACTGCGATCGGTTTCTGCAAACCCTCACCAACCTTCTGAGCAACGCCATCAAATTCTCGCCTGCCGGAAGTACAGTCTGGCTCAACGCCGAACAAGTCGATCGCCGATCCCCCTTCTCCGCACTCGATACGCCCACACTCCTGATCACTGTAAAAGATCAAGGACGCGGCATTCCTGCCGATAAGCTGCAAGTTATCTTTGAGCGATTTCAGCAGGTAGATGCATCCGACTCCCGCGACAAAGGTGGTACAGGACTGGGCTTAGCAATTTGCCGCAACATCATAGAGCAACATGGCGGCAAGATCTGGGCAGAAAGCAAGCTTGGCGAGGGCAGCACCTTCTACCTCACCCTCCCCCTGCCCCACGCCTGGGATGTGTAA